CAGATGGACCTCCACCAGGCGGCGTCCGAGAGACTCGAACCATTGCTCCATCGTGACTTTGGAAAATAGATTGAAATGGCCGGTGTCAAAACAGAACCCGAAGTCCGGGCTGTCGATCTTCTCGATAAGCATCTGCAGCGCTTCCGGCTCTTCATCGAACACGTTTTCGACAGCAACACGCAGTCCGATCTTCGTTGCCGAGTCCATTACCTTTTGCCAGGTATCCATGCTGTTCTCGAGCCAGATGTCCTTCCGTCCACTGTAACGCCACCGGTCATAGGCGCCGTGGAAAACGGCGGCGCGCGGCTTGAGAATGGCCGCCACGGCCAGGATCTGCCGGAAACGCACCTGGGTAACCGACCGCACCATCGGGTCCATGGCGCCGGGGTTCATGTCCATGAACGGCGCGTGGAGCGTAAGCTTTGGATTCCAGTCAAGTCGTTCGATCAGTTTCTCGAGGTCCTGCTTTTCGATCTGGTCGAGGACCGCGCCGGAAAAATAGATCTCGAGGTCATAGCGGCGTTTGCGCAGCATCTCGAGATAATCCTTCAGCAGCGGAAAAGGCATCTGGATATGGATGGGTTCCATCAGGAATCAGCCTTTGGACGGACAGGTACCTGGACAGGTGCCCGCAGCGCAACTGGTTGCCGGCTTTGCCTCCTCTTTGGGTTTCTCCGAAGCACTTCCCTCTTTTCGGGCATTCGACGGATAATCCGTCACATACCAGCCGCTCCCCTTAAGCACGAACGCCGGCGTAGAAAGCACCTTGCGGACATTCGCGGCTTTGCACAACGGGCATACGGAAAGGTCTGGATCGCTGAATTTCCGGACAGCCTCAAAGCGGCCCCCGCAGCTTCCGCACTCGTATTCATAAACAGGCATACTACACCTCCATTAGAACATGCATTATAAACAATGGGGCCAATAAAAACAAGAGTTTTCGTATGCCGGGCAGGCTCCGGCCCCTGAATGTGTTCCCTGAGGATGGCAAAAAGATTATTTCGTGATAAGATTATACCTATGATAATCGTCAAGCCTTGCTTTTTGTTCTTTCTGTTCGCATCCATCCTGGGCTTCAGCAGTGGATGTGCGACCTTGCCGGACGTCTCTGAAGTCATTGATGACACGCCGATTGCGCAAAAACCTCGTCAAATCGTTTCATCCAAGGGACTGTTATCTCCCCGTCAAAGCAAGGCGATCATGGACCGGCTGAAGCGATCGGTCGACCCGACGGACATTCTGCAACGCCACACTGCCGTGGTGGAATCGGTCACTGAAAGCCCGCTGACGAAGGGAAATAAGGTCACCCTGATCGCCGATGGCAAGGCAACCTATGCCGCAATGTTCAAAGCGATACGGAATGCCAAAAACCATATCAACCTTGAAAGCTATATCATTGAAGATGATGAAACAGGCCATACATTTGCCGACCTGTTGCTGCAAAAACAGGCGGAAGGTGTCCAGGTAAATATCCTGTATGACAGCGTGGGCAGTATGTATACTCCCGCTTCTTTTTTCCAGCGCCTGCGCGACAACGGAATTCAGGTTGTCGGGTTCAATCCTACAAATCCACTGGAGCTTCAGGAGAAATGGGGACTGACACACCGGGACCACCGCAAGATTTTGATCGTTGACGGCAACGTTGCCATTATCGGGGGCATCAACATCAGCAAGGTTTATTCGAGCGGTCCTCTCAAACGGAAACGAAACGAAAAGGCGCCGATTCACTGGCGCGACACAGACATTCACATTGAAGGCCCGTCCGTGGCTGAATTACAGAAGCTCTTTTTTGACACCTGGCTGAAACAGAAGGGACCGAAACTTTCCGGACGGAATTATTTCCCTGATCTGAAAGAAGCGGGCAATGCCCTGGTGCGGGTTATCGGCAGCACCCCGGGAGAAACCAACAGGATACCTTTTATCGTGTATGTGTCGGTCATCGGTTTCGCAGAGCATTCGATCCACATGACGAATTCCTATTTTATCCCTGACGACCAGATCGTAAAAGCCCTTGCTGATGCCGCTGAGCGCGGTGTTGACGTAAAGATCATTCTCCCCGGGATCACCGATTCTCAGTTCACGTTATATGCGCAGAGGCATCATTATTCCAGTCTTTTGAGATCGGGAGTGAAGATATACGAGCACAGTACTTCCCTGCTGCACGCGAAAACCGCGGTGGTTGACCAGGTTTGGTCAACGGTCGGCTCAACCAACATGGACTTCTTGAGCTTATTGAACAATGACGAGGTGAATGCGATTATCCTGAGTCACGATTTTGCCGTCGAAATGGAGCAGATGTTTGTCAGTGACCTTGCGGATTCCAGG
The nucleotide sequence above comes from Nitrospirota bacterium. Encoded proteins:
- the cls gene encoding cardiolipin synthase → MIIVKPCFLFFLFASILGFSSGCATLPDVSEVIDDTPIAQKPRQIVSSKGLLSPRQSKAIMDRLKRSVDPTDILQRHTAVVESVTESPLTKGNKVTLIADGKATYAAMFKAIRNAKNHINLESYIIEDDETGHTFADLLLQKQAEGVQVNILYDSVGSMYTPASFFQRLRDNGIQVVGFNPTNPLELQEKWGLTHRDHRKILIVDGNVAIIGGINISKVYSSGPLKRKRNEKAPIHWRDTDIHIEGPSVAELQKLFFDTWLKQKGPKLSGRNYFPDLKEAGNALVRVIGSTPGETNRIPFIVYVSVIGFAEHSIHMTNSYFIPDDQIVKALADAAERGVDVKIILPGITDSQFTLYAQRHHYSSLLRSGVKIYEHSTSLLHAKTAVVDQVWSTVGSTNMDFLSLLNNDEVNAIILSHDFAVEMEQMFVSDLADSRQIQWDEWKKRPVFPRIGEWFVHLFVRWL
- a CDS encoding zinc ribbon domain-containing protein, producing the protein MPVYEYECGSCGGRFEAVRKFSDPDLSVCPLCKAANVRKVLSTPAFVLKGSGWYVTDYPSNARKEGSASEKPKEEAKPATSCAAGTCPGTCPSKG
- a CDS encoding sugar phosphate isomerase/epimerase: MEPIHIQMPFPLLKDYLEMLRKRRYDLEIYFSGAVLDQIEKQDLEKLIERLDWNPKLTLHAPFMDMNPGAMDPMVRSVTQVRFRQILAVAAILKPRAAVFHGAYDRWRYSGRKDIWLENSMDTWQKVMDSATKIGLRVAVENVFDEEPEALQMLIEKIDSPDFGFCFDTGHFNLFSKVTMEQWFESLGRRLVEVHLHDNDGKADSHWALGRGNIDFEKFFGLLNAQAPSTVLTVEVHDKDGIETSLEQVKRLMKRDE